CGCGAGCCGTCGTCGTTTCCGAGCCGCTGGTCGGCACGGTCGACGGGATCCGCGACACGCTCGCCATGCTCGAGCACGTCGTGGTCGCCGGCTCGGCCGCCCCCGTCGGGGCGATGACGTGGGAGCAGATGCTCGGCCGTGCGGCGGGCGACGTTCCCGCGTTCGACCCTTCGCCGGACGACCTCGCGGTGCTGGCGTACACGAGCGGAACGACCGGGCGGCCCAAGGGCGCGATGCTCACCCACGCGAACCTGCTCGCGAACATGGACCAGATGTCCCAAGCGCAGCTGCTCGCCGAGGCCGAGGACGACGTCGTGCTCCTCGCGCTCCCGATGTTCCACATCTACGCGCTCAACGTCATCCTCGGACTCACGATGCGGGCGGGAGCGACGGCGGTTCTGATGGAGCGGTTCGACGCCGTGGGCTCGCTGGAAGCCGTCGAGCGGCACGGCGTCACCGTGCTCTTCGGAGCGCCGCCGATGTTCATCGCCTGGCTCAACACTCCGGGTGTCGAGCGCTACGACCTGTCGAAGGTACGGCTCGCGGTCTCCGGCGCGGCCCCGCTTCCGGGTGCCGTGCTCGAAGACTTCCGGCGGAAGCTCGGTATCACGATCTGGGAAGGGTACGGCCTCACCGAAACGGCGCCCGGCGTGACGTCGAATGCGATGGGGGAGGAGGCGAAGCCGGGTTCGATCGGCAAGGCGCTCCCCGGGGTCGAGGTACGCATCATCGACGCCTCGGGGGACGACGTCGAAGACGGCGACCCCGGTGAGATCCTCGTGCGCGGACCCAACGTCTTCCGGGGGTACTGGCGACAGGACGAGGCGACGTCGGAGGTGATCCGCGACGGGTGGTTCCACACCGGCGACGTCGGATACGCGGACTCCGACGGGTACATCTTCCTGGTCGACCGGAAGAAGGATCTCATCATCGTCAGCGGCTTCAACGTCTACCCTCGCGAGGTCGAGGACGCGATCTTCCGTCATCCGAAGGTTGCGGAGGCCGCGGTCGTCGGCATCCCGCACCCGTACACGGGGGAGGCCGTGAAGGCCTTCGTGGTCCTGAAGCCCGGCGAGTCCACGACGGAAGAGGAGATCCTCGAGTTCTGCCGCCGCTCGCTCGCGCGATTCAAGTGTCCTCAGGTCGTCGAGTTCGTGAAGGAGCTGCCGCACCTCCCGACGGGCAAAGTGTTGCGGCGCCTGCTCCGCGACGGCGGGAAGTCCTGAAACTCACGTGATCGTTTTCCCCGCCCTTGCAGCCCTCGTCTCGTCGATCTTCGCCATCCAGCTTCTGCGCCGGTACGCCGGACGGAAACGGCTGCCGCACCTGGCGTGGGGGATCGCACTGACGATGTACGCGCTCGCCTCGCTGGCGGTAGCCGGAGGGATCAGCGGGGGGTGGGACCCAACGCTGTACCGGATCTACTACCTGTTCGGTGCGCTCCTGAATGTGCCGTACCTCGCGCTCGGAAGCCTCGCGCTCCTGGGCAAGCGTGCGCTCTCGGCACTGGCGCTGGTCCTCGTGCTGGCCGCCACCGTGTACGCCGCGGCGAGGGTCGCGAGCACGTCGACGGTCGGGTCGGCGCTCGCGACCGAGCAGATC
This genomic interval from Actinomycetota bacterium contains the following:
- a CDS encoding long-chain fatty acid--CoA ligase → MNIANLVRETANRLGSKPALIFHDQAIRYAELDREIERAAGGFAALGIRPGDRVGVLVHNVPQFIYAYQGLARAGAVTIPLNTMYTADEVSFILADADARAVVVSEPLVGTVDGIRDTLAMLEHVVVAGSAAPVGAMTWEQMLGRAAGDVPAFDPSPDDLAVLAYTSGTTGRPKGAMLTHANLLANMDQMSQAQLLAEAEDDVVLLALPMFHIYALNVILGLTMRAGATAVLMERFDAVGSLEAVERHGVTVLFGAPPMFIAWLNTPGVERYDLSKVRLAVSGAAPLPGAVLEDFRRKLGITIWEGYGLTETAPGVTSNAMGEEAKPGSIGKALPGVEVRIIDASGDDVEDGDPGEILVRGPNVFRGYWRQDEATSEVIRDGWFHTGDVGYADSDGYIFLVDRKKDLIIVSGFNVYPREVEDAIFRHPKVAEAAVVGIPHPYTGEAVKAFVVLKPGESTTEEEILEFCRRSLARFKCPQVVEFVKELPHLPTGKVLRRLLRDGGKS